One Brassica napus cultivar Da-Ae chromosome A1, Da-Ae, whole genome shotgun sequence genomic region harbors:
- the LOC106375687 gene encoding dihydroceramide fatty acyl 2-hydroxylase FAH2 has protein sequence MVAERFTVDLDKPLVFQVGHLGEEYQEWIHQPIVCVEGPRFFQSDFWEFLTRTVWWAIPTIWLPVVCYVLSISARKGLTFPQIGLIVAFGVLTWTLLEYTLHRFLFHIETKSYWANTAHYLLHGCHHKHPQDGLRLVFPPTATAILLVPLWKLLHLIATPATAPAMLGGILFGYVMYDVTHYYLHHGQPKEPTFKHLKKYHLNHHFRIQDKGYGITSSLWDRVFGTLPGTKAAQKKL, from the exons ATGGTCGCAGAACGCTTCACAGTCGATTTGGATAAGCCACTTGTCTTTCAG GTTGGTCATCTTGGGGAAGAGTATCaggaatggattcatcagcctATTGTATGTGTAGAGGGTCCTCGTTTTTTCCAGAGTGATTTTTGGGAG TTCTTGACTCGCACGGTTTGGTGGGCAATCCCAACGATCTGGCTTCCAGTTGTCTGCTACGTTCTTTCAATCTCCGCGAGGAAGGGACTGACATTTCCCCAGATCGGTTTGATAGTTGCCTTTGGCGTACTCACCTGGACACTTCTCGAGTACACGCTTCATCGCTTCCTTTTCCATATAGAAACCAAGAGCTACTG ggCAAACACTGCACACTATCTTCTTCATGGATGCCATCACAAGCACCCACAAGACGGCCTTCGTCTTGTCTTCCCTCCTACCGCAACAGCCATTCTCTTGGTTCCA TTATGGAAGCTTCTCCACCTCATAGCTACTCCTGCTACAGCTCCTGCTATGCTTGGAGGCATTTTGTTTGGCTATGTGATGTATGATGTTACTCATTACTATCTGCACCATGGTCAACCTAAAGAACCAACCTTCAAGCATCTTAAG AAATACCACCTGAATCATCACTTCAGAATCCAGGACAAAGGATATGGGATCACTTCCTCTCTCTGGGATAGAGTCTTTGGAACACTTCCCGGTACAAAGGCTGCTCAGAAGAAGCTTTAA